The Nitrospirota bacterium genome contains the following window.
AAGATGCCGGACAAGTACAAGGATCTGATGGAGGAGAAGGACGTCGTAGCGCTCGCCGCCTGGCTCGGTACATTCAAGAATACAGCAGTGAATACGCCAAAGCCGATTAAGAAGAAGTAGCATGCAGCCTAAACTGAAATCCAAAGTCCGCTGTGCGGATCAAGAAGTCGGTGAAGTGACGAAGATCATCATGGATCCGCTGACCCGTGAGATCAGCCATCTCGTGGTGTCGTTGAACGGTGCAGGTGAGCGGCAAGTCGCGATGGGCCTGGTGCAGACCGTTACGGACGGGGTGGTGCAGCTACGGTCGTCTGCGTCTGACGTGAGTGCGTTGCCGCCGTTCAAGCGTGATGAGTACGTCACATTGCATGAGGTGGAGATCCCGCACATTGAAGACCATCTTCACGTGTCGCCGGGCGAAGTTCTGGTGCCGTTTCCTGATTTGGAGAAGAGCGTCAAGCGACGGACCTTCTTCGCAAATCTGACCCACGTGGTCGGATTGTTTATTGGATTGCCGCTGGCTTTCCCCGTCTTGAAGTATTTGATGAAGCCGATGTATGCCCCGTTCGACAACGGATGGCTCAAGATCGGTAACATCGGGAAGATCAAGGCGGACGATGCGGGGACGCAGTTCAAGTTCAAGCGCAAGGTCAAAGAGGCCTATCTGCCTGAAGCCGAGATCGAGAAAAATGTGTGGATCTTGAAGGCGACGCCCGCAGTCCTCGAAAAGATATACCAGGGAAAAGATATGGACTTCCGGGATGGCGCCGGGAAAACGATCTGGACCAATAAGAAGGACGTGCCCTACGTCGCCTTTTCTGGTAAGTGTCCTCATCTTGGGTGTGGATTTAAATGGCGTCAGCATAAAGTGCTGGGACAGGTGTTCTTGTGTCCCTGCCATTTGAGCATCTACGATGCGGCCGGTACGGTGTTGGATGGCCCTGCCCCGCGTCCCCTCGATCCGTTGCCCATTCAGGTGTCCGCGAGCGGTGAGGTGCAAATTATCGATATGGAATTCAAAGCCGGGACGAAGTCCCAAACGCGGATTGTCTAGATGAGCCACACCCCTTTTCCTAGCGCGCCAACCACGATCCTTGAAAAAGTCATCGACTTTGTCGATGAACGAGTCGGCCTGAAGCTGCTTGCCGCCAAGATGCTCAATGAGCCGGTCCCTGGCGGTTCTCGCTGGGCTTATGTCTTCGGATCGGTATTGTTATTTATCTTCATCATGCAAGCGGTCACGGGCGTGCTGTTGATGTTCTACTACGTGCCCACCGCCGACCATGCCTACGCCAGCACTCAATACATCCTGCATGATGTCGACTACGGCTGGTTCCTGTTGAGCTACCATTTCTGGGGCTCCACGGCCATGGTGGTCTGCGTCTTTGCGCATATCTCTCAAGTCTTTCTCTGGGGCGCCTATAAGAAGCCACGTGAACTGGTTTGGTTAGTCGGGCTCGCGCTCTTCGGTATCGTCATGGGATTCG
Protein-coding sequences here:
- a CDS encoding ubiquinol-cytochrome c reductase iron-sulfur subunit translates to MQPKLKSKVRCADQEVGEVTKIIMDPLTREISHLVVSLNGAGERQVAMGLVQTVTDGVVQLRSSASDVSALPPFKRDEYVTLHEVEIPHIEDHLHVSPGEVLVPFPDLEKSVKRRTFFANLTHVVGLFIGLPLAFPVLKYLMKPMYAPFDNGWLKIGNIGKIKADDAGTQFKFKRKVKEAYLPEAEIEKNVWILKATPAVLEKIYQGKDMDFRDGAGKTIWTNKKDVPYVAFSGKCPHLGCGFKWRQHKVLGQVFLCPCHLSIYDAAGTVLDGPAPRPLDPLPIQVSASGEVQIIDMEFKAGTKSQTRIV